In Citrus sinensis cultivar Valencia sweet orange chromosome 2, DVS_A1.0, whole genome shotgun sequence, a single genomic region encodes these proteins:
- the LOC102609914 gene encoding uncharacterized protein LOC102609914 isoform X2, which translates to MEIMYLLCSILSTAFTSLALSLLLPFRTLLRRRCPPRASSSYSSDPVSLYEGTVWHDRRRPVRHSFKYPVRYALFDLDHAPQAPPDHLSAGEARRVAETNGPVLLLTIPPSVGYEQNPLSLYYCYDVEGSTQCLKKCIAEVTNTPWGERVTFVFNPKSDLVAKPLHVSPFMDMHGNWSIRANAPGENLLVEISVQHPELGDYFVATLKAKRVSSQLMSDQDMFFWLMPHKVAFWIYWHALKLWWKNVAFIQHPRYTNPLYRKEALVRDQKLQCCPAAGWDNDNHLQVDGNCPRYLFDRNNGDHRFAWRNAKWPWC; encoded by the exons ATGGAAATAATGTATCTTCTCTGCTCAATTTTGTCCACAGCTTTCACTTCCCTCGCTCTCTCTCTGCTCCTCCCATTCCGCACGCTCCTTCGCCGCCGGTGTCCTCCACGCGCATCGTCTTCCTACTCATCAGATCCTGTCTCTTTGTATGAAGGCACCGTCTGGCACGACCGCCGCCGCCCTGTCCGACACTCTTTCAAGTACCCCGTGCGGTACGCGCTCTTCGACCTCGACCATGCGCCTCAGGCGCCGCCCGACCATCTCTCCGCTGGCGAAGCTCGCCGAGTCGCCGAGACGAATGGACCAGt CTTACTCTTAACAATACCTCCAAGTGTAGGATACGAACAGAATCCTTTGAGTTTGTATTATTGCTATGACGTGGAAGGCTCTACTCAGTGTTTGAAGAAGTGTATAGCTGAG GTAACTAATACACCGTGGGGCGAAAGAGTAACATTTGTTTTCAATCCAAAATCTGATCTAGTGGCAAAACCATTACATGTCAGTCCTTTCATG GATATGCATGGAAATTGGAGCATCAGGGCAAATGCTCCTGGGGAGAATCTACTTGTTGAAATTTCAGTTCAACACCCTGAGCTTGGTGACTATTTTGTTGCTACCTTGAAAGCCAAAAGGGTCTCCTCGCAGTTGATGTCTGATCAGGACATGTTCTTCTGGTTGATGCCTCACAAGGTTGCTTTCTGGATATATTGGCAT GCACTGAAGCTATGGTGGAAAAATGTTGCATTTATTCAACATCCAAGGTATACTAATCCACTATATAGGAAGGAAGCTTTGGTTCGTGATCAGAAACTCCAGTGCTGTCCAGCGGCCGGATGGGACAATGATAACCATTTACAAGTTGATGGCAACTGCCCAAGATATCTGTTTGACAGAAATAATGGGGATCATCGGTTCGCATGGAGAAATGCTAAGTGGCCTTGgtgttaa
- the LOC102609145 gene encoding glycolate oxidase-like isoform X1 yields the protein MTYISEITNVMEYEALAKEKLPKMVYDYYASGAEDQWTLQENRNAFSRILFRPRILRDVSKIDMTTTVLGFNISMPIMIAPTAFQKMAHPEGECATARAASAAGTIMTLSSWATSSVEEVSSTGPGIRFFQLYVTKDRNVDAQLVKRAERAGFKAIALTVDTPRLGRREADIKNRFVLPPHLTLKNYEGLYIGKMDKTDDSGLASYVANQIDRSLNWKDVKWLQTITSLPILVKGVLTAEDASLAIQYGAAGIIVSNHGARQLDYVPATVMALEEVVQAAKGRVPVFLDGGVRRGTDVFKALALGASGVFVGRPVPFSLAVDGEAGVRKVLQMLRDEFELTMALSGCRSLKEITRNHIVTHWDTPGAVARL from the exons ATGACTTATATATCGGAGATCACCAATGTTATGGAGTATGAGGCTCTTGCAAAGGAGAAATTGCCGAAGATGGTTTATGACTACTATGCATCAGGTGCTGAGGACCAGTGGACTCTTCAGGAAAACCGTAATGCATTCTCTAGGATTCT ATTTCGACCACGCATTCTTAGAGATGTAAGCAAGATTGACATGACTACAACAGTCTTGGGCTTCAACATTTCCATGCCCATCATGATTGCTCCAACGGCATTTCAGAAAATGGCTCATCCTGAAG GGGAGTGTGCAACAGCAAGGGCAGCCTCAGCAGCTGGCACAATCATG ACATTATCTTCATGGGCCACTTCCAGTGTCGAGGAAGTTTCTTCAACGGGACCTGGAATTCGCTTTTTCCAACTCTAT GTGACCAAGGACAGGAATGTGGACGCACAGCTAGTAAAAAGAGCTGAAAGGGCTGGTTTTAAGGCGATTGCCCTTACCGTCGATACTCCAAGGCTTGGCCGTCGGGAAGCTGATATTAAGAACAG ATTTGTTTTGCCGCCACATCTGACTTTGAAGAACTATGAGGGCTTGTATATTGGCAAGATGGATAAG ACTGATGACTCTGGATTAGCTTCGTATGTTGCCAACCAAATTGACCGGTCACTGAACTGGAAG GATGTGAAGTGGCTTCAAACAATCACCTCACTGCCAATACTCGTGAAGGGTGTTCTTACTGCTGAGGATG CAAGTCTAGCAATACAATATGGAGCTGCAGGAATCATTGTATCCAATCACGGAGCGCGCCAACTAGATTATGTCCCTGCAACTGTTATGGCTTTGGAAGAG GTTGTTCAAGCTGCAAAAGGCCGAGTTCCTGTTTTCCTTGATGGTGGGGTTCGTCGTGGAACCGATGTCTTCAAGGCTTTGGCTCTAGGAGCATCTGGAGTATTT GTTGGAAGGCCAGTACCATTCTCGCTGGCAGTTGATGGAGAGGCTGGTGTGAGAAAAGTGCTTCAGATGCTTCGTGATGAGTTTGAGCTAACAATGGCATTAAGTGGGTGCCGTTCGCTCAAGGAGATTACACGCAACCACATTGTGACTCATTGGGACACTCCAGGAGCTGTAGCCAGATTGTAA
- the LOC102609145 gene encoding glycolate oxidase-like isoform X2 — MTTTVLGFNISMPIMIAPTAFQKMAHPEGECATARAASAAGTIMTLSSWATSSVEEVSSTGPGIRFFQLYVTKDRNVDAQLVKRAERAGFKAIALTVDTPRLGRREADIKNRFVLPPHLTLKNYEGLYIGKMDKTDDSGLASYVANQIDRSLNWKDVKWLQTITSLPILVKGVLTAEDASLAIQYGAAGIIVSNHGARQLDYVPATVMALEEVVQAAKGRVPVFLDGGVRRGTDVFKALALGASGVFVGRPVPFSLAVDGEAGVRKVLQMLRDEFELTMALSGCRSLKEITRNHIVTHWDTPGAVARL, encoded by the exons ATGACTACAACAGTCTTGGGCTTCAACATTTCCATGCCCATCATGATTGCTCCAACGGCATTTCAGAAAATGGCTCATCCTGAAG GGGAGTGTGCAACAGCAAGGGCAGCCTCAGCAGCTGGCACAATCATG ACATTATCTTCATGGGCCACTTCCAGTGTCGAGGAAGTTTCTTCAACGGGACCTGGAATTCGCTTTTTCCAACTCTAT GTGACCAAGGACAGGAATGTGGACGCACAGCTAGTAAAAAGAGCTGAAAGGGCTGGTTTTAAGGCGATTGCCCTTACCGTCGATACTCCAAGGCTTGGCCGTCGGGAAGCTGATATTAAGAACAG ATTTGTTTTGCCGCCACATCTGACTTTGAAGAACTATGAGGGCTTGTATATTGGCAAGATGGATAAG ACTGATGACTCTGGATTAGCTTCGTATGTTGCCAACCAAATTGACCGGTCACTGAACTGGAAG GATGTGAAGTGGCTTCAAACAATCACCTCACTGCCAATACTCGTGAAGGGTGTTCTTACTGCTGAGGATG CAAGTCTAGCAATACAATATGGAGCTGCAGGAATCATTGTATCCAATCACGGAGCGCGCCAACTAGATTATGTCCCTGCAACTGTTATGGCTTTGGAAGAG GTTGTTCAAGCTGCAAAAGGCCGAGTTCCTGTTTTCCTTGATGGTGGGGTTCGTCGTGGAACCGATGTCTTCAAGGCTTTGGCTCTAGGAGCATCTGGAGTATTT GTTGGAAGGCCAGTACCATTCTCGCTGGCAGTTGATGGAGAGGCTGGTGTGAGAAAAGTGCTTCAGATGCTTCGTGATGAGTTTGAGCTAACAATGGCATTAAGTGGGTGCCGTTCGCTCAAGGAGATTACACGCAACCACATTGTGACTCATTGGGACACTCCAGGAGCTGTAGCCAGATTGTAA
- the LOC102608373 gene encoding protein DETOXIFICATION 40-like isoform X1 → MDSSNTDNNNNVHEPMLQSNGSEVEPVSSELEEALSDDSLSFFQRIKKATWIELKNLFRLAAPAILVYMLNNLVAMSTQIFCGHLGNLELAAVSLGNTGIQVFAYGLMLGMGSATETLCGQAYGAQKYDMLGVYLQRSAVILTATGIPLMVIYIFSKQILLLLGESSAIASAAAIFVFGLIPQIFAYAVNFPIQKFLQAQSIISPSAYISATTLVVHVLLSWVAIFKLGWGLLGASLVLSLSWWIIVAAQFVYILLSERCKKTWTGFSLQAFSGLWDFLKLSTASAVMLCLEIWYYQIIVLIAGLLDNAEIVLDSLSICMTIAGWVFMIAVGFNAAASVRVGNELGAAHPKSCKFSVIVVTSISLALSVILAILVLILRNVMSYAFTGGSTVADSVAELSPFLALSVILNGIQPVLSGVAVGCGWQAFVAYVNVGCYYLIGIPIGCLLGFKFNLGAKGIWSGMIGGTLIQTIILVYVTLRTDWNKEVEKARNRMDEWGDKTELLLKE, encoded by the exons ATGGATTCCTCCAACactgataataataataatgtccATGAACCCATGTTGCAAAGCAACGGGTCGGAGGTCGAGCCAGTGAGTTCTGAGCTTGAAGAAGCTCTGTCGGACGACAGCTTGTCATTCTTTCAGAGAATCAAGAAAGCAACATGGATCGAACTCAAAAACCTCTTCCGCCTAGCAGCCCCAGCAATCTTGGTTTACATGCTCAATAACCTTGTCGCCATGTCCACTCAGATCTTTTGCGGCCATCTTGGCAATCTTGAGCTCGCTGCCGTCTCTCTTGGCAACACTGGCATCCAAGTTTTCGCCTATGGCCTTATG TTGGGAATGGGAAGCGCTACTGAAACTTTATGTGGCCAAGCTTACGGGGCACAGAAGTACGACATGCTAGGCGTTTATCTTCAAAGATCGGCAGTCATACTCACGGCAACTGGGATACCACTCATGGTCATCTACATATTCTCAAAACAAATCTTGCTCCTGCTAGGGGAATCAAGTGCCATTGCATCAGCAGCAGCAATCTTCGTTTTCGGTCTAATCCCACAGATATTTGCCTACGCCGTCAATTTCCCCATACAAAAGTTCCTACAAGCACAAAGCATAATCTCGCCAAGTGCATACATCTCAGCTACAACACTTGTGGTGCATGTGCTCCTAAGTTGGGTTGCGATTTTCAAGCTAGGCTGGGGACTTCTAGGGGCATCGTTGGTGTTAAGTTTGTCGTGGTGGATTATAGTGGCGGCACAATTCGTGTACATTTTGTTGAGTGAAAGGTGCAAAAAGACATGGACTGGGTTTAGCTTACAGGCGTTTTCTGGGCTGTGGGACTTCCTGAAATTGTCAACAGCATCGGCTGTAATGCTGTGCCTCGAGATTTGGTACTATCAGATCATTGTTTTGATTGCTGGGTTGCTCGATAATGCTGAAATTGTGCTCGACTCTCTCTCCATCTG CATGACGATTGCTGGATGGGTGTTCATGATTGCTGTGGGTTTCAATGCGGCAGCAAG TGTTAGGGTGGGCAATGAGTTGGGTGCAGCACATCCAAAATCGTGTAAGTTCTCAGTGATTGTGGTAACTTCAATTTCACTCGCACTCTCTGTGATTCTGGCCATTCTTGTCCTCATACTGCGCAATGTCATGAGCTATGCCTTCACTGGCGGCTCCACCGTCGCCGACTCCGTTGCTGAACTCAGCCCTTTTCTTGCTTTATCCGTAATTCTCAACGGCATCCAGCCTGTTCTATCAG GAGTAGCTGTTGGGTGCGGATGGCAAGCTTTTGTTGCTTATGTTAACGTGGGATGTTACTACCTGATTGGTATCCCAATTGGTTGCCTTCTCGGCTTCAAGTTCAATCTTGGTGCTAAG GGAATATGGTCTGGGATGATTGGAGGCACTCTTATTCAGACTATAATCTTAGTATACGTCACATTACGGACTGACTGGAATAAAGag GTTGAGAAAGCTAGAAATCGTATGGATGAGTGGGGAGATAAAACGGAGCTGCTTTTgaaggaataa
- the LOC102609914 gene encoding uncharacterized protein LOC102609914 isoform X1 — translation MEIMYLLCSILSTAFTSLALSLLLPFRTLLRRRCPPRASSSYSSDPVSLYEGTVWHDRRRPVRHSFKYPVRYALFDLDHAPQAPPDHLSAGEARRVAETNGPVLLLTIPPSVGYEQNPLSLYYCYDVEGSTQCLKKCIAEVTNTPWGERVTFVFNPKSDLVAKPLHVSPFMDMHGNWSIRANAPGENLLVEISVQHPELGDYFVATLKAKRVSSQLMSDQDMFFWLMPHKVAFWIYWHALKLWWKNVAFIQHPRYTNPLYRKEALVRDQKLQCCPAAGWDNDNHLQVDGSCPRYLFDRNNGDHRFAWRNAKWPWY, via the exons ATGGAAATAATGTATCTTCTCTGCTCAATTTTGTCCACAGCTTTCACTTCCCTCGCTCTCTCTCTGCTCCTCCCATTCCGCACGCTCCTTCGCCGCCGGTGTCCTCCACGCGCATCGTCTTCCTACTCATCAGATCCTGTCTCTTTGTATGAAGGCACCGTCTGGCACGACCGCCGCCGCCCTGTCCGACACTCTTTCAAGTACCCCGTGCGGTACGCGCTCTTCGACCTCGACCATGCGCCTCAGGCGCCGCCCGACCATCTCTCCGCTGGCGAAGCTCGCCGAGTCGCCGAGACGAATGGACCAGt CTTACTCTTAACAATACCTCCAAGTGTAGGATACGAACAGAATCCTTTGAGTTTGTATTATTGCTATGACGTGGAAGGCTCTACTCAGTGTTTGAAGAAGTGTATAGCTGAG GTAACTAATACACCGTGGGGCGAAAGAGTAACATTTGTTTTCAATCCAAAATCTGATCTAGTGGCAAAACCATTACATGTCAGTCCTTTCATG GATATGCATGGAAATTGGAGCATCAGGGCAAATGCTCCTGGGGAGAATCTACTTGTTGAAATTTCAGTTCAACACCCTGAGCTTGGTGACTATTTTGTTGCTACCTTGAAAGCCAAAAGGGTCTCCTCGCAGTTGATGTCTGATCAGGACATGTTCTTCTGGTTGATGCCTCACAAGGTTGCTTTCTGGATATATTGGCAT gcACTGAAGCTATGGTGGAAAAATGTTGCATTTATTCAACATCCAAGGTATACTAATCCACTATATAGGAAGGAAGCTTTGGTTCGTGATCAGAAACTCCAGTGCTGTCCAGCGGCCGGATGGGACAATGATAACCATTTACAAGTTGATGGCAGCTGCCCAAGATATCTGTTTGACAGAAATAATGGGGATCATCGGTTTGCATGGAGAAATGCTAAGTGGCCTtggtattaa
- the LOC102609610 gene encoding protein TIFY 5A: MRRNYNLELRLLPYSDSLSSEDFSLAAGYGHNLTMGESSVSPQNQQQQLTIFYNGQVCICDVTEFQAKAILLLASREMEPASPANPESQLYSPNSGLSMKRSLQRFLQKRKHRSLATSPY, encoded by the exons ATGAGAAGAAACTACAATTTAGAGCTTCGCCTTCTTCCTTATTCTGACTCTCTTTCTTCTGAAGATTTCAGCCTCGCCGCCGGCTACGGTCACAACTT GACTATGGGAGAGTCAAGCGTGAGCCCGCAAAATCAACAGCAGCAGTTAACAATCTTCTACAACGGACAAGTTTGCATTTGTGATGTCACGGAATTTCAg GCTAAAGCGATCTTATTGCTTGCAAGTAGAGAAATGGAACCGGCATCACCGGCGAATCCTGAATCTCAATTATACAGCCCCAATTCGGGTCTTTCAATGAAGAGATCATTGCAACGTTTCCTCCAAAAAAGAAAGCACAGGAGCTTAGCCACATCCCCTTATTAA
- the LOC102608373 gene encoding protein DETOXIFICATION 40-like isoform X2: MDSSNTDNNNNVHEPMLQSNGSEVEPVSSELEEALSDDSLSFFQRIKKATWIELKNLFRLAAPAILVYMLNNLVAMSTQIFCGHLGNLELAAVSLGNTGIQVFAYGLMLGMGSATETLCGQAYGAQKYDMLGVYLQRSAVILTATGIPLMVIYIFSKQILLLLGESSAIASAAAIFVFGLIPQIFAYAVNFPIQKFLQAQSIISPSAYISATTLVVHVLLSWVAIFKLGWGLLGASLVLSLSWWIIVAAQFVYILLSERCKKTWTGFSLQAFSGLWDFLKLSTASAVMLCLEIWYYQIIVLIAGLLDNAEIVLDSLSICMTIAGWVFMIAVGFNAAASVRVGNELGAAHPKSCKFSVIVVTSISLALSVILAILVLILRNVMSYAFTGGSTVADSVAELSPFLALSVILNGIQPVLSEYGDVLTHTATQHNKQANEFISLHGPCYVTDSVCNAANEEHPRVAGGRKSCWNLADTRLISIELLHTESVR; encoded by the exons ATGGATTCCTCCAACactgataataataataatgtccATGAACCCATGTTGCAAAGCAACGGGTCGGAGGTCGAGCCAGTGAGTTCTGAGCTTGAAGAAGCTCTGTCGGACGACAGCTTGTCATTCTTTCAGAGAATCAAGAAAGCAACATGGATCGAACTCAAAAACCTCTTCCGCCTAGCAGCCCCAGCAATCTTGGTTTACATGCTCAATAACCTTGTCGCCATGTCCACTCAGATCTTTTGCGGCCATCTTGGCAATCTTGAGCTCGCTGCCGTCTCTCTTGGCAACACTGGCATCCAAGTTTTCGCCTATGGCCTTATG TTGGGAATGGGAAGCGCTACTGAAACTTTATGTGGCCAAGCTTACGGGGCACAGAAGTACGACATGCTAGGCGTTTATCTTCAAAGATCGGCAGTCATACTCACGGCAACTGGGATACCACTCATGGTCATCTACATATTCTCAAAACAAATCTTGCTCCTGCTAGGGGAATCAAGTGCCATTGCATCAGCAGCAGCAATCTTCGTTTTCGGTCTAATCCCACAGATATTTGCCTACGCCGTCAATTTCCCCATACAAAAGTTCCTACAAGCACAAAGCATAATCTCGCCAAGTGCATACATCTCAGCTACAACACTTGTGGTGCATGTGCTCCTAAGTTGGGTTGCGATTTTCAAGCTAGGCTGGGGACTTCTAGGGGCATCGTTGGTGTTAAGTTTGTCGTGGTGGATTATAGTGGCGGCACAATTCGTGTACATTTTGTTGAGTGAAAGGTGCAAAAAGACATGGACTGGGTTTAGCTTACAGGCGTTTTCTGGGCTGTGGGACTTCCTGAAATTGTCAACAGCATCGGCTGTAATGCTGTGCCTCGAGATTTGGTACTATCAGATCATTGTTTTGATTGCTGGGTTGCTCGATAATGCTGAAATTGTGCTCGACTCTCTCTCCATCTG CATGACGATTGCTGGATGGGTGTTCATGATTGCTGTGGGTTTCAATGCGGCAGCAAG TGTTAGGGTGGGCAATGAGTTGGGTGCAGCACATCCAAAATCGTGTAAGTTCTCAGTGATTGTGGTAACTTCAATTTCACTCGCACTCTCTGTGATTCTGGCCATTCTTGTCCTCATACTGCGCAATGTCATGAGCTATGCCTTCACTGGCGGCTCCACCGTCGCCGACTCCGTTGCTGAACTCAGCCCTTTTCTTGCTTTATCCGTAATTCTCAACGGCATCCAGCCTGTTCTATCAG AATACGGCGACGTGCTCACACACACAGCCACACAACACAACAAACAGGCAAATGAGTTCATTAGTCTACATGGACCTTGCTACGTTACAGACTCTGTATGTAACGCAGCAAATGAGGAGCATCCACGCGTTGCAGGAGGGAGGAAAAGTTGTTGGAATTTAGCTGATACAAGACTAATTTCCATTGAGCTGTTACATACAGAGTCTGTAAGGTAG